TGCACACGAACGCATCACTCCGACTACCCCGTGCTTGGCTGCGGTGTAGGCGGTGATTCCCGGGCTACCGTCGCCTCCAACACCTTTCAATCCCTGCGTGGAACTAATGAGTACGATCGCTCCGCCGCGACCACCCTCCCGCATGGCAGGTGCCGCCGCGGCGATGGTGTTCCAGGTGCCAATGAGGTTGACGTCGATCGTGTCGCCAAAAGCCCGCGCGGGATCGGGATTCGTCGCGCCGACCGTCGCGATCCCGGCGTTGGCCACCACGATATCCAACGACCCTAGTTCCGAAGCTGCCTCGACTACGGTGCGCTGCATCTCCAATGCGTCGCGCACGTCGACGATTCGGGGCATCACGCGTCGGCCCATTGATTCGACGGCTTCGGCGGTCATCGCCAAGTCGGCGGCTGTGGACATGGGGTACGGGACTGACGCGATCTGTGCGCAGAGATCTGTGGCGATGATGTCAGCGCCCTCGGCGGCCATGCGTAGTACGTGACTTCGGCCTTGGCCGCGTGCGGCGCCGGTGACAAGCGCAACTTTCCCGTCCAGGACACCCATGTTGAGTACCTCCTCCATTGATCGGAAACGGCCGTACGT
This genomic window from Mycolicibacterium goodii contains:
- a CDS encoding mycofactocin-coupled SDR family oxidoreductase, producing the protein MGVLDGKVALVTGAARGQGRSHVLRMAAEGADIIATDLCAQIASVPYPMSTAADLAMTAEAVESMGRRVMPRIVDVRDALEMQRTVVEAASELGSLDIVVANAGIATVGATNPDPARAFGDTIDVNLIGTWNTIAAAAPAMREGGRGGAIVLISSTQGLKGVGGDGSPGITAYTAAKHGVVGVMRSCAHWLAQDGIRVNSLHPTGVETPMITNQAVSEWFASTPEAAEATRSLLPVSLLQPEDVSDALLWLVSDQAKYVTGVALPVDAGLAAR